In a single window of the Trichoderma breve strain T069 chromosome 6, whole genome shotgun sequence genome:
- a CDS encoding proteolipid membrane potential modulator domain-containing protein — translation MGVCAAVLIVIVTIFFPPLGAWAVAGCGMDLLINVCLTILGYFPGHIHAFYLEYVYYDRRQQAREGHYPPRRAPGIYSDKVQTGGQGRRQGYGTMAPPPAGQPAGAEAPVAGPPYDSQGYNNNQGYANQGYVNQGYSNQGQTQGYA, via the exons ATGGGTGTTTGTGCAGCAGTACTGATTgtcatcgtcaccatctTCT TTCCTCCGCTCGGCGCATGGGCTGTGGCAGGATGTGGAATGG ACCTACTCATCAACGTATGCCTGACGATACTTGGATATTTCCCAGGTCATATACATGCGTTTTATCTCGAATACGTGTATTACGACCGTCGACAACAAGCCCGCGAGGGCCATTATCCGCCGCGTCGTGCTCCTGGCATCTACTCTGACAAGGTGCAAACTGGTGGACAAGGCCGTCGACAAGGTTATGGAACGATGGCACCGCCGCCTGCTGGGCAgcctgctggtgctgaagcGCCTGTCGCTGGCCCTCCCTATGATAGCCAAGGTTATAACAACAACCAAGGCTATGCAAATCAAGGCTATGTCAACCAAGGGTATAGCAACCAAGGTCAAACCCAGGGATATGCCTAA